The Carassius auratus strain Wakin chromosome 5, ASM336829v1, whole genome shotgun sequence genome includes a window with the following:
- the LOC113070061 gene encoding gametogenetin-binding protein 2-like isoform X2 encodes MARLVAVCRDGEEDYLFLARQIPLYIDDSLTMVMEFPESILDFDSYQINSSQMKQFIEHHRMLKQQDLNMALMVMSREVFSALSQSVPCVGCRRSVEHLFSQLTDSGYFALDPLTVGSSGVLSVTRACLTDPRKLYTLFYVHGSKVNNVIDSIPMSKKNKRCQLHSLDTHKPKPLGGSWMDVWELMSQECRDEVVLIDSTSLLETLETYLHKHRFCTDCKNKVLRAYNILVGDLDCSKEKGYCASLYEGLRCCPHEHHIHVCCETDFIAHLLGRAEPEFAGGYERRERHAKTIDIAQEEVLTCLGIHLYERLHRIWQKLRAEEQTWQMLFYLGIDALRKSFEMAVERVQGISRLEQLCEELSEEERAKELKQEKKRQKRKNRRKNKCGFEQEAEGEKDKSLDEGSSESVDGGCKSCGSGEVIITSQSSSCTCTASILHSPKTKKALLPHSNGSDCGYCSSLEGSETGSREGSDVACTEGMCNHEETGEYSCSHRCLEEKEEDAVDSCVECWANSEDNTKGKNKKKKRKNKGSEADCSSRGSGSAAVHESPFPSPHLCKSKVAPCCESCESFTPRVSSSRHFHSQLVSPDTCTQENSCAKSLMELLNESEVTSDEETCLTQDEIQAFVENNKTFYRTRDQYRQHLKDRFTKYCRGEWLPATSVN; translated from the exons ATGGCACGTCTGGTGGCTGTCTGCAGGGACGGGGAAGAGGACTATCTGTTTCTGGCACGTCAGATTCCCTTGTACATTGATGACTCCCTCACG ATGGTGATGGAGTTTCCTGAAAGTATTCTGGACTTTGATAGCTATCAGATCAACAGTTCACAAATGAAGCAGTTTATTGAG CATCACCGCATGCTGAAGCAGCAGGACCTGAACATGGCGTTGATGGTGATGTCTCGAGAGGTGTTCAGTGCTCTGTCTCAGTCGGTGCCGTGTGTGGGATGCCGGCGCAGCGTGGAGCATCTGTTCTCTCAGCTCACAGACTCTGGGTACTTTGCACTAGATCCGCTCACTGTGGGATCCTCTGGAGTGCTGTCAGTCACACGCGCGTGTCTCACAGACCCCAGGAAGCTCTACACACTCTTCTATGTTCACGG GTCAAAGGTAAACAACGTAATTGACTCTATTCCCATGAGTAAAAAGAACAAACGCTGTCAGCTGCACTCTTTAGACACGCACAAACCGAAGCCTTTAGG GGGCAGCTGGATGGACGTGTGGGAACTGATGTCACAGGAGTGTCGTGATGAAGTGGTTTTGATTGACAGCACCTCTTTACTGGAGACTCTGGAGACATACCTGCACAAACACCG GTTCTGTACGGACTGTAAGAACAAGGTTTTGAGAGCGTATAACATCCTAGTAGGAGATCTGGACTGCAGTAAAGAGAAGGGCTACTGTGCGTCTCTGTATGAGGGGTTACGCTGCTGTCCCCATGAGCACCACATACACGTCTGCTGCGAGACTGATTTCATCGCACACTTACTGGGCCGAGCAGAACCAGAGTTCGCTGGGGGTTATGA GCGTCGAGAGAGGCACGCGAAGACCATAGATATCGCACAGGAGGAGGTGCTGACGTGTCTAGGAATACATCTGTACGAGCGGCTGCACAGAATCTGGCAGAAGCTGCGAGCAGAAGAGCAGACGTGGCAGATGCTCTTCTATCTGGGCATTGATGCGCTCCGCAAAAGCTTCGAG ATGGCGGTGGAGAGGGTTCAGGGCATCAGCCGGCTGGAGCAGCTCTGTGAGGAGCTCTCAGAAGAGGAGAGAGCCAAAGAACTCAAACAGGAGAAGAAGAGGCAAAAACGCAAGAACAGACGCAAAAACAAGTGTGGCTTCGAACAAGAGGCGGAGGGGGAAAAGGATAAAAGTCTTGATGAG GGTTCGTCTGAGTCTGTGGACGGCGGCTGTAAGTCGTGTGGCAGTGGAGAGGTCATCATCACCAGCCAGAGTTCATCCTGCACCTGCACCGCCTCCATCCTGCATTCCCCCAAAACCAAGAAAG CCCTGCTGCCTCACAGTAACGGCAGTGACTGTGGCTACTGCTCTAGTTTGGAGGGGAGCGAGACGGGATCCAGAGAGGGCTCAGACGTGGCCTGCACCGAGGGCATGTGCAACCATGAGGAAACGG GTGAATACTCGTGTAGTCATCGCTGCTTGGAGGAGAAGGAAGAGGACGCTGTGGACAGCTGTGTGGAGTGCTGGGCTAACTCTGAAGACAACACAAAgggcaaaaacaaaaagaagaaaagaaaaaacaag GGATCTGAAGCAGATTGCAGTAGCAGAGGATCTGGATCTGCTGCTGTTCACGAGTCTCCCTTCCCTTCACCGCATCTGTGCAAAAGCAAAGTAGCTCCGTGCTGTGAATCCTGTGAGAGCTTCACTCCTCGTGTGAGCAGCAGCAGACACTTCCACAGTCAGCTCGTCTCACCGGACACCTGCACACAGGAGAACAGCTGTGCCAAAAGCCTGATGGAGTTACTG AATGAATCTGAAGTGACTTCAGATGAAGAGACCTGTCTGACGCAGGACGAGATCCAGGCGTTTGTCGAGAACAACAAAACCTTCTACCGCACACGAGACCAGTACAGACAGCACCTTAAAGATCGCTTCACCAAATACTGCCGCGGCGAGTGGCTGCCGGCCACCAGCGTCAACTAg
- the LOC113070061 gene encoding gametogenetin-binding protein 2-like isoform X1, with protein sequence MARLVAVCRDGEEDYLFLARQIPLYIDDSLTMVMEFPESILDFDSYQINSSQMKQFIEHHRMLKQQDLNMALMVMSREVFSALSQSVPCVGCRRSVEHLFSQLTDSGYFALDPLTVGSSGVLSVTRACLTDPRKLYTLFYVHGSKVNNVIDSIPMSKKNKRCQLHSLDTHKPKPLGGSWMDVWELMSQECRDEVVLIDSTSLLETLETYLHKHRFCTDCKNKVLRAYNILVGDLDCSKEKGYCASLYEGLRCCPHEHHIHVCCETDFIAHLLGRAEPEFAGGYERRERHAKTIDIAQEEVLTCLGIHLYERLHRIWQKLRAEEQTWQMLFYLGIDALRKSFEMAVERVQGISRLEQLCEELSEEERAKELKQEKKRQKRKNRRKNKCGFEQEAEGEKDKSLDEGSSESVDGGCKSCGSGEVIITSQSSSCTCTASILHSPKTKKALLPHSNGSDCGYCSSLEGSETGSREGSDVACTEGMCNHEETGEYSCSHRCLEEKEEDAVDSCVECWANSEDNTKGKNKKKKRKNKAALCRSEHGSEADCSSRGSGSAAVHESPFPSPHLCKSKVAPCCESCESFTPRVSSSRHFHSQLVSPDTCTQENSCAKSLMELLNESEVTSDEETCLTQDEIQAFVENNKTFYRTRDQYRQHLKDRFTKYCRGEWLPATSVN encoded by the exons ATGGCACGTCTGGTGGCTGTCTGCAGGGACGGGGAAGAGGACTATCTGTTTCTGGCACGTCAGATTCCCTTGTACATTGATGACTCCCTCACG ATGGTGATGGAGTTTCCTGAAAGTATTCTGGACTTTGATAGCTATCAGATCAACAGTTCACAAATGAAGCAGTTTATTGAG CATCACCGCATGCTGAAGCAGCAGGACCTGAACATGGCGTTGATGGTGATGTCTCGAGAGGTGTTCAGTGCTCTGTCTCAGTCGGTGCCGTGTGTGGGATGCCGGCGCAGCGTGGAGCATCTGTTCTCTCAGCTCACAGACTCTGGGTACTTTGCACTAGATCCGCTCACTGTGGGATCCTCTGGAGTGCTGTCAGTCACACGCGCGTGTCTCACAGACCCCAGGAAGCTCTACACACTCTTCTATGTTCACGG GTCAAAGGTAAACAACGTAATTGACTCTATTCCCATGAGTAAAAAGAACAAACGCTGTCAGCTGCACTCTTTAGACACGCACAAACCGAAGCCTTTAGG GGGCAGCTGGATGGACGTGTGGGAACTGATGTCACAGGAGTGTCGTGATGAAGTGGTTTTGATTGACAGCACCTCTTTACTGGAGACTCTGGAGACATACCTGCACAAACACCG GTTCTGTACGGACTGTAAGAACAAGGTTTTGAGAGCGTATAACATCCTAGTAGGAGATCTGGACTGCAGTAAAGAGAAGGGCTACTGTGCGTCTCTGTATGAGGGGTTACGCTGCTGTCCCCATGAGCACCACATACACGTCTGCTGCGAGACTGATTTCATCGCACACTTACTGGGCCGAGCAGAACCAGAGTTCGCTGGGGGTTATGA GCGTCGAGAGAGGCACGCGAAGACCATAGATATCGCACAGGAGGAGGTGCTGACGTGTCTAGGAATACATCTGTACGAGCGGCTGCACAGAATCTGGCAGAAGCTGCGAGCAGAAGAGCAGACGTGGCAGATGCTCTTCTATCTGGGCATTGATGCGCTCCGCAAAAGCTTCGAG ATGGCGGTGGAGAGGGTTCAGGGCATCAGCCGGCTGGAGCAGCTCTGTGAGGAGCTCTCAGAAGAGGAGAGAGCCAAAGAACTCAAACAGGAGAAGAAGAGGCAAAAACGCAAGAACAGACGCAAAAACAAGTGTGGCTTCGAACAAGAGGCGGAGGGGGAAAAGGATAAAAGTCTTGATGAG GGTTCGTCTGAGTCTGTGGACGGCGGCTGTAAGTCGTGTGGCAGTGGAGAGGTCATCATCACCAGCCAGAGTTCATCCTGCACCTGCACCGCCTCCATCCTGCATTCCCCCAAAACCAAGAAAG CCCTGCTGCCTCACAGTAACGGCAGTGACTGTGGCTACTGCTCTAGTTTGGAGGGGAGCGAGACGGGATCCAGAGAGGGCTCAGACGTGGCCTGCACCGAGGGCATGTGCAACCATGAGGAAACGG GTGAATACTCGTGTAGTCATCGCTGCTTGGAGGAGAAGGAAGAGGACGCTGTGGACAGCTGTGTGGAGTGCTGGGCTAACTCTGAAGACAACACAAAgggcaaaaacaaaaagaagaaaagaaaaaacaaggcgGCACTTTGCAGGAGTGAGCAT GGATCTGAAGCAGATTGCAGTAGCAGAGGATCTGGATCTGCTGCTGTTCACGAGTCTCCCTTCCCTTCACCGCATCTGTGCAAAAGCAAAGTAGCTCCGTGCTGTGAATCCTGTGAGAGCTTCACTCCTCGTGTGAGCAGCAGCAGACACTTCCACAGTCAGCTCGTCTCACCGGACACCTGCACACAGGAGAACAGCTGTGCCAAAAGCCTGATGGAGTTACTG AATGAATCTGAAGTGACTTCAGATGAAGAGACCTGTCTGACGCAGGACGAGATCCAGGCGTTTGTCGAGAACAACAAAACCTTCTACCGCACACGAGACCAGTACAGACAGCACCTTAAAGATCGCTTCACCAAATACTGCCGCGGCGAGTGGCTGCCGGCCACCAGCGTCAACTAg
- the LOC113070053 gene encoding dehydrogenase/reductase SDR family member 11, translating into MVMMQRWKGRVALVTGASVGIGAAVARALVQHGMKVVGCARNVDKIEKLAAECQSAGYSGTLIPYKCDLCNEEEILSMFSAIKTLHQGVDVCINNAGLAHNEPLLSGRTEGWRNMIDVNILALAICTREAYQSMKERHVDDGHIININSMGGHRMVPSADEHFYCATKYAVTAMTEGLRQELREARTHIRATSISPGIVETEFAFRHHNSNPERAAAVYESMKCLKAEDIASAVTYVLSAPAHVQIGDVQMRSVEQVS; encoded by the exons ATGGTGATGATGCAGCGCTGGAAGGGGAGAGTCGCGCTGGTCACCGGAGCGTCTGTCGGGATCGGAGCAGCGGTGGCTCGCGCTCTCGTCCAGCACGGCATGAAGGTGGTCGGCTGCGCGCGGAACGTGGACAAGATCGAG AAGCTGGCAGCCGAGTGTCAGAGCGCGGGATACAGCGGCACTCTGATCCCGTATAAGTGTGATCTGTGCAACGAGGAAGAGATTCTGTCCATGTTTTCAGCCATTAAGACGTTGCACCAGGGAGTGGACGTGTGCATCAACAACGCCGGCCTGGCTCACAACGAACCGCTGCTGAGCGGAAGGACAGAGGGCTGGAGGAATATGATCGAT GTTAACATACTCGCTCTGGCCATCTGCACGCGTGAGGCCTACCAGTCCATGAAGGAGAGACACGTGGATGACGGACACATCATCAACATCAACAG TATGGGGGGTCACAGGATGGTGCCCAGCGCTGACGAACACTTCTACTGCGCCACCAAATACGCTGTGACCGCTATGACAGAGGGACTGAGACAGGAGCTACGGGAGGCCAGGACACACATCCGAGCCACG AGTATATCACCTGGAATAGTGGAAACTGAATTTGCCTTCAGGCATCACAACAGCAATCCGGAGAGAGCCGCGGCTGTTTATGAAAGTATGAAG TGTTTGAAAGCAGAAGACATCGCCAGCGCTGTCACATACGTCCTGAGCGCACCTGCTCATGTCCAG aTCGGTGATGTTCAGATGCGGTCGGTGGAGCAGGTGTCGTAG
- the LOC113070088 gene encoding phosphatidylinositol-glycan biosynthesis class W protein-like has product MASAEVKVAFVSNHNGTSLTEVSLGSLLAPLCFLSRGLFLIVFHLGKGVLPFSWGTHLLLDFTALIMPLVLSCTALSDILHFVIMGIAVVDYFVLYLLYKNRKHSNQGSLYSTVDRFVHSRVESNLVPFVTVFRVLVNVKTAISILAVDFSVFPRRYAKTETYGTGVMDFGVGAYVMANALVCPEARGKDIRGSKISHVFKQLISVWPLVLLGFVRLASVKTSGYHEHVTEYGVHWNFFFTLAIVRVVASALLALFPVDASWLLALLIGGSYQVVLETTGLKSFLIYNNERTGFLQANREGIFSVVGYIVIYMAGVQVGSYLMKSRNLVRDWIRVIRNLLLTSFGLFFALYVCQRCIEPVSRRMANLPFCIWTVAQALFFLSCLSFADLLLLFSKAISNFSFVSSSWCPYQNKKTVADEKMRKNMDALCLVQSVNRNQLLYFLLANILTGLTNVLVDTLNSSDVLAVSVLLLYMFINSLVIFLMHINEITIKFW; this is encoded by the coding sequence ATGGCATCAGCAGAAGTAAAAGTTGCATTTGTCAGCAATCACAATGGGACGAGCCTAACAGAGGTTTCACTGGGATCCCTCTTAGCCCCGCTGTGTTTCCTCAGCCGAGGACTCTTCCTGATAGTCTTCCACCTTGGAAAAGGGGTTCTCCCATTCTCCTGGGGAACCCATCTCCTGCTGGACTTCACCGCACTAATAATGCCTCTGGTTCTGTCATGCACCGCGCTGAGCGACATCCTTCACTTTGTCATCATGGGCATAGCTGTAGTTGATTATTTCGTCCTGTACCTTTTATACAAAAACAGAAAGCATTCAAATCAAGGTTCCCTTTACAGTACAGTTGACAGGTTTGTGCACAGCAGAGTAGAATCAAACCTGGTCCCGTTTGTAACCGTATTCCGGGTTCTGGTCAACGTGAAGACCGCCATAAGCATCCTGGCTGTTGATTTCAGCGTCTTCCCAAGACGTTATGCCAAAACAGAGACGTATGGAACAGGGGTGATGGATTTCGGTGTGGGAGCATATGTAATGGCCAATGCGTTGGTGTGTCCCGAAGCAAGAGGAAAGGACATCCGAGGGTCGAAGATAAGTCATGTTTTTAAACAGCTGATttccgtctggccgttggtcttgTTAGGGTTCGTGAGACTTGCAAGCGTCAAAACATCAGGCTACCACGAACATGTGACAGAGTATGGAGTTCACTGGAACTTCTTCTTCACGTTAGCCATCGTCAGAGTGGTGGCCTCCGCACTTCTGGCTCTGTTTCCTGTGGACGCCTCTTGGCTTCTTGCTCTTCTCATTGGTGGAAGCTACCAGGTTGTTTTAGAGACCACAGGTCTGAAGTCCTTCCTCATCTATAATAACGAACGCACAGGATTTCTGCAGGCGAACAGAGAGGGCATCTTCTCAGTTGTGGGTTATATAGTTATCTATATGGCTGGGGTTCAGGTTGGCAGCTATCTCATGAAGAGCAGAAATTTGGTTAGAGACTGGATCAGAGTGATCCGTAACCTTCTGTTAACCAGTTTTGGGTTGTTTTTCGCTCTGTATGTGTGCCAGAGATGCATCGAGCCAGTGTCACGCAGAATGGCCAATCTTCCCTTCTGTATTTGGACTGTAGCACAGGCTTTATTCTTTCTCTCATGCCTTAGCTTTGCTGATTTACTGCTACTTTTTTCTAAAGCCATCTCAAATTTTTCATTTGTGTCTTCATCGTGGTGTCCATATCAAAATAAGAAGACAGTAGCAgatgagaaaatgagaaaaaatatgGATGCATTATGCCTCGTACAGTCTGTTAACCGGAATCAGTTGTTATATTTCCTACTCGCAAATATCTTGACTGGTTTGACCAATGTGTTAGTCGACACTCTGAACAGCAGCGATGTTTTAGCTGTAAGTGTTCTGCTGTTGTATATGTTCATCAACAGCTTAGTCATATTCTTAATGCATATCAATGAAATAACCATTAAGttctggtaa